The proteins below are encoded in one region of Pan paniscus chromosome 4, NHGRI_mPanPan1-v2.0_pri, whole genome shotgun sequence:
- the CSF1R gene encoding macrophage colony-stimulating factor 1 receptor, with protein MGPGVLLLLLVATAWHGQGIPVIEPSVPELVVKPGATVTLRCVGNGSVEWDGPPSPHWTLYSDGSSSILSTNNATFQNTGTYRCTEPGDPLGGSAAIHLYVKDPARPWNVLAQEVVVFEDQDALLPCLLTDPVLEAGVSLVRVRGRPLMRHTNYSFSPWHGFTIHRAKFIQSQDYQCSALMGGRKVMSISIRLKVQKVIPGPPALTLAPAELVRIRGEAAQIVCSASSVDVNFDVFLQHNNTKLAIPQQSDFHNNRYQKVLNLNLDQVDFQHAGNYSCVASNVQGKHSTSMFFRVVESAYLNLSSEQNLIQEVTVGEGLNLKVMVEAYPGLQGFNWTYLGPFSDHQPEPKLANATTKDTYRHTFTLSLPRLKPSEAGRYSFLARNPGGWRALTFELTLRYPPEVSVIWTFINGSGTLLCAASGYPQPNVTWLQCSGHTDRCDEAQVLQVWDDPYPEVLSQEPFHKVTVQSLLTVETLEHNQTYECRAHNSVGSGSWAFIPISAGAHTHPPDEFLFTPVVVACMSIMVLLLLLLLLLLYKYKQKPKYQVRWKIIESYEGNSYTFIDPTQLPYNEKWEFPRNNLQFGKTLGAGAFGKVVEATAFGLGKEDAVLKVAVKMLKSTAHADEKEALMSELKIMSHLGQHENIVNLLGACTHGGPVLVITEYCCYGDLLNFLRRKAEAMLGPSLSPGQDPEGGVDYKNIHLEKKYVRRDSGFSSQGVDTYVEMRPVSTSSNDSFSEQDLDKEDGRPLELRDLLHFSSQVAQGMAFLASKNCIHRDVAARNVLLTNGHVAKIGDFGLARDIMNDSNYIVKGNARLPVKWMAPESIFDCVYTVQSDVWSYGILLWEIFSLGLNPYPGILVNSKFYKLVKDGYQMAQPAFAPKNIYSIMQACWALEPTHRPTFQQICSFLQEQAQEDRRERDYTNLPSSSRSGGSGSSSSELEEESSSEHLTCCEQGDIAQPLLQPNNYQFC; from the exons ATGGGCCCAGGAGTTCTGCTGCTCCTGCTGGTGGCCACAGCTTGGCATG gTCAGGGAATCCCAGTGATAGAGCCCAGTGTCCCTGAGCTGGTCGTGAAGCCAGGAGCAACGGTGACCTTGCGATGTGTGGGCAATGGCAGCGTGGAATGGGATGGCCCCCCATCACCTCACTGGACCCTGTACTCTGATGGCTCCAGCAGCATCCTCAGCACCAACAACGCTACCTTCCAAAACACGGGGACCTATCGCTGCACTGAGCCTGGAGACCCCCTGGGAGGCAGCGCCGCCATCCACCTCTATGTCAAAG ACCCTGCCCGGCCCTGGAACGTGCTAGCACAGGAGGTGGTCGTGTTCGAGGACCAGGATGCACTACTGCCCTGTCTGCTCACAGACCCGGTGCTGGAAGCAGGCGTCTCGCTGGTGCGTGTGCGTGGCCGGCCCCTCATGCGCCACACCAACTACTCCTTCTCGCCCTGGCATGGCTTCACCATCCACAGGGCCAAGTTCATTCAGAGCCAGGACTATCAATGCAGTGCCCTGATGGGTGGCAGGAAGGTGATGTCCATCAGCATCCGGCTGAAAGTGCAGAAAG TCATCCCAGGGCCCCCAGCCTTGACACTGGCGCCTGCAGAGCTGGTGCGGATTCGAGGGGAGGCTGCCCAGATCGTGTGCTCAGCCAGCAGCGTTGATGTTAACTTTGATGTCTTCCTCCAACACAACAACACCAAG CTCGCAATCCCTCAACAATCTGACTTTCATAATAACCGTTACCAAAAAGTCCTGAACCTCAACCTCGATCAAGTAGATTTCCAACATGCCGGCAACTACTCCTGCGTGGCCAGCAACGTGCAGGGCAAGCACTCCACCTCCATGTTCTTCCGGGTGGTAG AGAGTGCCTACTTGAACTTGAGCTCTGAGCAGAACCTCATCCAGGAGGTGACCGTGGGGGAGGGGCTCAACCTCAAAGTCATGGTGGAGGCCTACCCAGGCCTGCAAGGTTTTAACTGGACCTACCTGGGACCCTTTTCTGACCACCAGCCTGAGCCCAAGCTTGCTAATGCTACCACCAAGGACACATACAG GCACACCTTCACCCTCTCTCTGCCCCGCCTGAAGCCCTCTGAGGCTGGCCGCTACTCCTTCCTGGCCAGAAACCCAGGAGGCTGGAGAGCTCTGACGTTTGAGCTCACCCTTCGAT aCCCCCCAGAGGTAAGCGTCATATGGACATTCATCAACGGCTCTGGCACCCTTTTGTGTGCTGCCTCTGGGTACCCCCAGCCCAACGTGAcatggctgcagtgcagtggccacACTGATAG GTGTGATGAGGCCCAAGTGCTGCAGGTCTGGGATGACCCATACCCTGAGGTCCTGAGCCAGGAGCCCTTCCACAAGGTGACTGTGCAGAGCCTGCTGACTGTTGAGACCTTAGAGCACAACCAAACCTACGAGTGCAGGGCCCACAACAGCGTGGGGAGTGGCTCCTGGGCCTTCATACCCATCTCTGCAG GAGCCCACACGCATCCCCCGGATGAGTTCCTCTTCACACCAGTGGTGGTCGCCTGCATGTCCATCATggtcttgctgctgctgctgctcctgctgctatTGTACAAGTATAAGCAG AAGCCCAAGTACCAGGTCCGCTGGAAGATCATCGAGAGCTATGAGGGCAACAGTTATACTTTCATCGACCCCACGCAGCTGCCTTACAATGAGAAGTGGGAGTTCCCCCGGAACAACCTGCAGTTTG GTAAGACCCTCGGAGCTGGAGCCTTTGGGAAGGTGGTGGAGGCCACGGCCTTTGGTCTGGGCAAGGAGGATGCTGTCCTGAAGGTGGCTGTGAAGATGCTGAAGT CCACGGCCCATGCTGATGAGAAGGAGGCCCTCATGTCCGAGCTGAAGATCATGAGCCACCTGGGACAGCACGAGAACATCGTCAACCTTCTGGGAGCCTGTACCCATGGAG GCCCTGTACTGGTCATCACGGAGTACTGTTGCTATGGCGACCTGCTCAACTTTCTGCGAAGGAAGGCTGAGGCCATGCTGGGACCCAGCCTGAGCCCCGGCCAGGACCCCGAGGGAGGCGTCGACTATAAGAACATCCACCTCGAGAAGAAATATGTCCGCAG GGACAGTGGCTTCTCCAGCCAGGGTGTGGACACCTATGTGGAGATGAGGCCTGTCTCCACTTCTTCAAATGACTCCTTCTCTGAGCAAG ACCTGGACAAGGAGGATGGACGGCCCCTGGAGCTCCGGGACCTGCTTCACTTCTCCAGCCAAGTAGCCCAGGGCATGGCCTTCCTCGCTTCCAAGAAT TGCATCCACCGGGACGTGGCAGCACGTAACGTGCTGTTGACCAATGGTCATGTGGCCAAGATTGGGGACTTCGGGCTGGCCAGGGACATCATGAATGACTCCAACTACATTGTCAAGGGCAAT GCCCGCCTGCCTGTGAAGTGGATGGCCCCAGAGAGCATCTTTGACTGTGTCTACACGGTTCAGAGCGACGTCTGGTCCTATGGCATCCTCCTCTGGGAGATCTTCTCACTtg GGCTGAATCCCTACCCTGGCATCCTGGTGAACAGCAAGTTCTATAAACTGGTGAAGGATGGATACCAAATGGCCCAGCCTGCATTTGCCCCAAAGAATAT ATACAGCATCATGCAGGCCTGCTGGGCCTTGGAGCCCACCCACAGACCCACCTTCCAGCAGATCTGCTCCTTCCTTCAGGAGCAGGCCCAAGAGGACAGGAGAGAGCGG GACTATACCAATCTGCCGAGCAGCAGCAGAagtggtggcagtggcagcagcagcagtgagcTGGAGGAGGAGAGCTCTAGTGAGCACCTGACCTGCTGCGAGCAAGGGGATATCGCCCAGCCCTTGCTGCAGCCCAACAACTATCAGTTCTGCTGA